tcctcctctattatcagtaatataagctgtagagataTTAGAagaaggtcctcctcctggagtcagtaatctagtctCTTCTATATAGATGAGGCTAGAATGGagtgggcagaaggaggtcctcctgtaTCTGCTGTGGCTTATTGAGTTAATATTGGTCCTCTCTGAGAAGTCCTTAATCTAGTCGGCTGTGGCAGATAAAACTGTGAAATTAAAATACACGAAGGGTGTGCTCATGCGGTCGGCCTGGTTTTAGAAGTGGCATTTTGATTGACGCTTGTGTTTTATTGGCAAAACCACAGCCATTAATGAGAGTTAACAGAAAATGTCCGCGCTGTGTGAACACAACTGTAAGACTCTGGATGGGATCATGTCGGCTTAGAATTACATCattggtgtagaaaatgataaatgagccgggccacccctcccccgccATTCCTTCTTATTTAGAACTGGTGTAAGTGACTTGGAAGGGGAAGAAGAAGTCTTAGATTTTGCCGCAAATCACCTTTGAgaaaaaaatctgcaccaaatataCACCAAAAGGTCGTATATATTTgaaaataaatgaccccttagttctatttttatgtatttgtgaAAACAATcagaatggaattttttttattgcatcgaTAAAAATATATAGGAAAAAATGATGTAGGAAATTCATAAATCCAGTAAAACAGTTTCCAGAATTAGGAACGCAAAGAATATAATAAGTAACATGAAGAACAGGAGAACCTGCTCCTAACacctccattctagcctgctctacactgaacaggctagattactgactccagggggaggacctcattgtaacaactccattctagtctcaACCCTGAGGTTATGGTAGACCCTACAGAGCTACAGGACCTGACCGTTTGGTAgtataaaggacctttgatgatgtcatgatcaGATGTGTAGGAGGAGTCAGCACTGCAATTGGTCAGAAGAACTGTCTGTATAAACTGCCTCAGAGCAGTGTATGTAATGTGTACGGTGGGCctgtgtgtgaatgtgtgtgcagcagagctgtgtgtgggtaatgtatgcaggctgcagcagagctgtgtatgtaatgtgtacagtggagctgtgtgtgaatgtgtacagcagagctgtgtgcataatgtgtacagcagagctgtgtgtgtagtgtgtacagcagagctgtgtgtgggtaatgtatgcaggctgcagcagagctgtgtatgtaatgtgtacagtggagctgtgtgtgaatgtgtgtgcagcagagctgtatgtgtaatgtgtacagcagagctgtatgtgtaatgtgtacagtggagctgtgtgtaatgtgtacagcagagctgtgtggaatgtgtacagcagagctgtgtgtgggtaatgtatgcaggctgcagcagagctgtatatataatgtgtacaGTGGAGATGTGTGTGggtaatgtatgcaggctgcagcagagctgtgtgtgtaatgtgtacagcagagctgtgtgtgggtaATGTATGAAGGCTGCAGCAGAgatgtatatataatgtgtacagcagagctgtgtgtgggtaatgtatgcaggctgcagcagagctgtatatataatgtgtatggtggtgctgtgtgtgtaatgtgtacagcagagctgtgtaagagtaatgtatgcaggctgcagcagagctgtatatataatgtgtatggtggtgctgtgtgtgtaatgtgtacagcagagctgtgtaagagtaatgtatgcaggctgcagcagagctgtatgtgtaatgtcATTGGAtggtgaacatcatggggacgtgcgacatggtgtggcagtaagtgtgcacacgcctacacgaactgactgacaggggtcagcccctgcaacttctgggtctccaacgtgggcacatggcctgagcttgccctttacccctgggaggtgctggcctgccctgcagccagtgtattgtctgaacgtgtgtttagcacgactggagggggtcatcacaggttatatttcccaatgtttcggGATGTACcctaatctaaaaaaataaaaataaatttcaaaccaaaaagcagtgtagactacctcctcctccaccgcagcttccacctacaccaccacatccaccgcctcctcaacctccttctccatatggacctcagtcctcctagatcaagattattatttttatgttatttaaagtcatttctctatccacatttgtttgcagagcacttgccatgctcttaaccacattctgatgacatttgcagccttctagccctttccgtgacatttttacagccattttagtgctccaaagttcgggtccccattgacttcaatgtggtcccgaactcaaacttttttgtgaagtccgaccgaacccgtcgaacccaaacatccaggtgtccgctcaactctaattatgtgCAATATAATGAAGACAGCAGAGTTGTTTTATTCTGATTCCAGACATATCTGAGATGTGGGGTCCACCTCTTGGAtctgcacctatctttagaatgggggggggggggggggtgccctgATCTTGTCCTATTGGCCACTATATCAAAGATCCAAGCTGCCACATTTCCTGCCCTACTGTTTCTGGAATGTCCATGAAATTGAATGGAAGTTATGGGCTatactaattttttttattacatccaGATCCAGatcctggtttgaaaactgcagactgCTAATAAAAACCCGAATTCAGTGTTTAGTACACTGCAGACAGAAGATGGAAGCCGGCTCATGTATCTCCCCGATGCATAGGGGAGAGAAGCACTGCCACTGCTCACCGCAGCCAGTGTGAATATAGTTGGGGACAAGCACTGCGACAGACCACAGGGACAGATATGTGTACAGCCATGCCCagatccagcagcagcagccaaaACAGATTGCTGAACATGATGGAAGATTATTCAACCACTGCACCGACCAGATGCAAATCAGCAAACTGATAGACGCCAACTGAACAACCAGGTTTAGTTGTACCTGTGCTGTGCCCTTTCCTCAGCACATACCCTGACCCCATAGCCTTCTGAGTAGACAGAGTGGACGAGCCGCAGGTCGGGCCCGGTTTGCTATCAGTGTACTGTCTTATCCAGCCTCCAGTGTACTGTCAGAGAAAACATTTGTGAAAATGGATCCATAAGAACTTCTATTGTGGACAGTGGCTATTTATCACCAGCCCAATGATGCCACTGCCGCTGTCTACCTGTCCATCATGTTCCCtacactgctactactactcctACACAGGCGcaaatctcctgccttgtctgtcagATTCAATACCGTACTGCTACAGCTACTACTGCCACCAACGCCACTACTGCTACCCCTACACAACCgcctcgatgcgcttagctggctgattcaagaagaaggcatgacactttgccatgggccgcaaaggcctagagaataaggcacctattccagagatcaatttcctagcacttatcaaatggagaaTCAAGTAAAAGGGAGGGAAGGTCgggggatctcaaggttcaaagggttcggACGAGATCTAGAGAACGTGAagagaacaaaattaataaacGTGAGGAAAAAGTATATTTAAAATAGAAGGGACATTACCAACTGTACTGCCACCAACGCCACCACTGCTACCCCTACACAGGCGCAAATCTCCTGCCTCCTTGTCTGTTATGTTTGTACTCCTGCAGCTACCACTACTCctacacagctgaagttctgctacttTGTCAGGTTAAATATTGTTCTGCTCCCATTACTACTACTCCTAAACAGGTGCACATCTGCCTCCTTGTCTGTCAAAtttcatactgtactgctgcagttACTACTGCCACCATTGCCACTACTGCTACTCCTACATAGCCGCAAATctcctgcctttctgtcagatttcatactgtactgctgcagctACTACTGCCACCATTGCCACTACTGCTACTCCTACATAGCCGCAAATCTCCTGCCTTGGCTGTCATGTTTTATACTGTACATCTGCCACTGAAACTACTACTACACCTGCTGCTATTACTTCTACTCCCTGCACAGCTGCGGATCTCCTACTTTGTCAGGATAATATTGTACTGCTCCCAtttctactacccctacacagatgcacatctcctgccttgtccgtcAGGTCCAGTAcaatactgctgctgctccccaaAAAAGTGAGCATTCTTGAAattcttgttcagaacaagccattgCTTCTGACACCACCCTGAGTGTAAACACTGCCAGACATCCACCCCAATAGAGAGATGTTTTGGATgatttcttttatttaaaaaaagcataACAAAGCCAAAAGTGCAATgtgttgttaaagggaacctgtcaccaggattttgtgcatagagctgaggacacggtttgcaagatgaccgctagcacatccacaatacccagtccctgtagctctatgtgcttttattgtgtaaataaaccgatttgatacatatgcaaattaacctgagatgagtcctgtatgtgagatgagtcagggagaggactcatctcaggttaatttgcatatgtatcaaatcggtttatttacacaataaaagcacagagagctatggggactggatattgcagatgtgctagcggccatttagcaacccatgtcctcagctctttgcacaaaatcccggtgacaggttccctttaaacagtttCTTTTTTACCACCGGCCACCATCTGTTATCCATATCTATATATTTCACTGCCACTTTAAGATTGCCAATGCTGCCTTGACGTTAAAACCCTACAAGACTTCAGAATGTCATTCACAATTTATTAGGGCAATCTGAGCACTGTCACTTTGGTTTGAATTTATTTGTACCCAAATGGAATCTGCTGACTGATTCAATTTCAGAAATTTGCTCCtgcgtgacttctctgatgtgtaacaagatctgttttttgtgcaaaatatttcccacattctgaacatgaataaggcttctttcctgtgtgaaatctctgatgtgtaacaagatttgatttttgtgtaaaacatttcccacattctgaacacaaatacggcttctctcctgtgtgacttctcttatgTCTAACAAGACCTGAtgtatctgtaaaacatttcccacattctgaacatgaatatggcttctctcctgtgtgaaatctCTGATGTGTATCAAGAtttgatttttgtgtaaaacatttcccacattctgaacacaaatatggcttctgtcctgtgtgacttctcttatgCTTAACAAGATCAGATTTttgtgcaaaacatttcccacattctgaacatgaatatggcttctctcctgtgtgacgtctcTCATGCTTGACAAGATcagatttctgtgtaaaacatttcccacattctgaacatgaatatggcttctttcctgtgtgaaatctctgatgtgtaacaagattagatttttctgtaaaacatttcccacattctgaacacgaaaacggcttctctcctgtgtgacttctcttatgTCTAACAAGACCTGATgtatttgtaaaacatttcccacattctaaacatgaatatggcttctctcctgtgtgaaatctctgatgtgtaacaagttctgatttctgtgtaaaacatttcccacattctgaacacaaatatggtttctctcctgtgtgacttctctcatgcttAACAAGAGTTGATTTttgtgcaaaacatttcccacattctgaacatgaataaggcTTCTTTCCTATGTGCaatctctgatgtgtaacaagatttgttttttgtgtaaaacatttcccacattctgaacacaaatatggcttctctcctgtgtgacttctctcatgcctAACAAGATcagatttttgtgtaaaacattttccacattctgaacatgaatatgggttctctcctgtgtgaattctctcatgtatagcaagatttgatttgattttaaaACCTTTTCCATATTCTGAACATTTAAAAAGCTCTCCTGTGTGGCTTTTTTTatgtctaacaagatgtgatttatctgtacagcacttcccacattctgaacaggagtatGGCTTCTCCTTAGTGCGAATTCTTGTGTATGTAGAAAGACTTGATCTTTTTGTGAACTCTTTACCACAGTGAAACATTTCACCCTCCTTCTGGTCAAGAGAAGGTTCCTCATGATTAGGAAGATTATATGacagatctgtactgtgaagtcctggatgtacattaatattttctcctgaagagcgctGCATATCTTCATCTTCTACTTTATAATTTAGTGACAACAAGTTTCCTTCTGAATTTGTACTGGGATTTTCTGCTaagataaaaaattaaatttgtgGGATTTTTAATAATCTACAGTAGACACATAGATTTCCTATTAGGCTGGAAGTGTATCCAGCAGGAACTAGAGGTATATAGTAAGTCATTGATTTTCCAGACACTTCTGGCTTTGGTTCAAAAAGCAGCACCAAAACTGAATGTGTGATTCCAGAATTTTAAAGTTTTCTATAACACAAAGTTCAGGATTCAGGTCTACACCTAATTTTATTACCCAAATCTAGCTCAAAATTGTGAAAAACCCAACAAGCCTGTCTTCTGACAACATATTTGACATTTCTATGCCAAGTGGGCATCACACTAATACAATAAGTTAACGTAAAAGGATCGATCACAAAATTCCTCATCACAAACTGCATTCATTATTAAATCGATCTCTTAGACCTGATGGACCTGGTGTTTTTACTAGTAAAATCTATACTATAATGCCCACCTATGGATTACCTGACAAGCTCTTTTTAatgtacctcctcctcctctgctgctgctgatatcTCACACTGCAAAACCCTTTTAAccattatgaaaaaaataataataatccatacATCTTTGCAAAGCCTCAATGCACAATGACAGTACACAAAGGTCACTGGCCGCATGTAATTCCTGCACGAGGTACATATAACTCATCATGATATCACAGACACAAAAGCTGTGCCTGCATTATCCGCGGTGATAACTGTCAGCTGGATAAGGGAAACATTACATGATGTGATGAGGACATCTCCAATCAAAGAGCAGCACAGCAGGTGATCAGATTCTCCTCCTGCCCTGACGGCACCAAAGAcagaatctgaagtcactttctccattaatgattccatacctgtggtgacatctcctggtatgtcctcctcctcctcactcctACActgggggatcgcccatcatcctctcttcttcatcctctactttaatatcagtcagatcttccccctgatttgtcatctgtagcaattcagtacaatacagcagacaggtgggaaatctaacagatccacatgagagacccccacaatctatgacccctctatgactgcaggacccccctatatagatgtgtatagggctcagctccatctacctgaggattctctgggaccttctcctcttgacagtcctgggaatacagaggacggggacatctctctggtggatttctccttctggatccatctgtggagacacaagcacacagtgactgaatacatggcctcctgtagatctgtctatagatcagacacttctctcagatccttcacttctaggtttaTATATCGGGGGGAAATAACAATATTCTGTGTTTCACCACCTATGCCGAGGTCTCAGCACCTAGCAGGCCACAGGTCCAAAATATCCTCTGGTCTATGAGAGCAAATGTCGGGCAGTGGGACGATGGCTACTTTTCCACAATAGTACATTTTAAGGAtgagcatacagatatatatggctggggggAGTGGATCCTTTTAAGAGCCTTCTACAGCACCTGGGGACACCTCTGCTTTTGAGGTAAATTTCAAGAGAAAGAATCCACATCAAAGTACGAGGCTCACTAATGACTAGTGCGCGGAGGAGAAGACGACTATCTGGTCTGATCTCACAGAAGAGCTACTGAAGAACAAACTGCTGACAACATTACTGCCGACAATGATGGAAAAGGAGAGACAGACGACAGATCCTCCTATCATCTTCCGTAGGAACTGGGTTATGCAAGAGATGAAGAGCTCAACAATCATCTACTGCATCAAAAAGGGGCATCTGCACCGAGACATCCCCCAACAGCTCCTGGAGAAGAATAACTTTAGCAGGAAGCCACCGGAGATCCTTCAGGTGAATGGAGCCCATCAATATGTCTGACTTACAAGGAAAATTCAGGGACCTAAAGTCATGTGTAAAGAGTCTAATGtgtggtgctcctccattacatgtcactgtacacacgtgtatacactgcacatgacgggtcttaccttgtgatataagaggccggtgctcctccattacatgtcactgcacacacgtgtatacactgcacatgacgggtcttaccttgtgatataagaggctggtgctcctccattacatgtcactgcacacacgtgtatacactgcacatgacggctcttaccttgtgatataagaggctggtgctcctccattacatgtcactgcacacacgtgtatacactgcacatgacggctcttaccttgtgatataagaggctggtgctcctccattacatgtcactgcacacacgtgtacacactgcacatgacggctcttaccttgtgatatcagaggctggtgctcctccattacatgtcactgcacacacgtgtatacactgcacatgacggctcttaccttgtgatataagaggctggtgctcctccattacatgtcactgcacacacgtgtatacactgcacatgacggctcttaccctgtgatataagaggctggtgctcctccattacatgtcactgcacacacgtgtacacactgcacatgacggctcttaccttgtgatataagaggctggtgctcctccattacatgtcactgcacacacgtgtacacactgcacatgacggctcttaccttgtgatataagaggctggtgctcctccatcatggcctccttgtacagagccttgtgtccttctatatactcccactcctccatggagaaatagacagtgacatcctgacaccttataggaacctgacaacacaatgacaccgtcatcacccagacccctccagtgctgttactggagaatttcccagcattctcagcagtgtcacctctccagtcagcagctccatcatcttgtgggtgagctctaggatcttctgctcatgtatcagggggtgagggggaggctctgtgatggggtgaggggtcctgctctgccctcctgactcctgaagatggatgatgggagtcacacagtcccccgatgtcttcttcactattgtgtactcctgtggatggagagagacacttagggaataaacccttcaggggccatgtgctctcctccggccctttCCTCCTGGTACaccgtgcctacttaccttctcatggctcctacaacatgactattggtcactggtcacatgacacatcactcaccatactggggtctgatcttcaggttctccatcacttggaaggtcaggaggccgttctccaggaccctggactcttcctatcacttcctatgatggattctccttcccgatgtctgacttgttacagaatacaataaagaggagagaaatctagaaaagtttacctctccgctcagcagggagatgatctccaaggtgaggtctaatattcttctgctgatctccttcctgtccatccttggtggtcattcaggagaagacgagagaactggaggagctggagctcAGCAATAGAGttgatgaaggacctgtgatgatgtcaccatcatgtgattagTGACTCACTGCCCAGCCCCGCCccttgcactgatcacatgatggtgatgtcaccccaggtccttcagctctggcagtgcagcagatactgggcaggtccttcagctctggcagtgcagcagatactgggcaggtcctggtcggtagtcagggctcttgttctctctggtatcagccattcctccagcctgcaggtaagatgagctgtgaggagacagtgtggtggagagctcagacatgtcacctctggagattctcctccattacacacaaggaatcattctccgctcctcagcttagtatgatgggggagTAGTAGTGCGAATAGTGGGGGTTGTCATTATTTGctggcccctgactgtcctggtgaggggcccctgcatccaggaggagaatgaatggagcggggcccggcctgagctcagctctTTCCAGTCTCTTCTCTAGAAGTTttggacacagctgagcacagcccagaggtgggacctgcatctatcagacatttatctcctgtggagccaccagagaTCTCCATTTTGGGGCCCTGTAATCCATGTGGTGtgggctctgagaagcggggcccctccaggctcaggaagtgcggttctggaggtgacatttggtcttgtcccctggatgatttcctctcctctcctcataaaggcgcctgcagtactagaagcctccagctcctccagttctctcctcttctcctgaacggccaccaaggatggacaggaaggagatcagcagaaggatattagacctcaccttggagatcatctccctgcttagcggagaggtaaacttttctagatttctctcctctttattgtattctgtaacaagtcagacatcgggaaggagaatccatcataggaagagtccagggtcctggagaacggcctccagacctttcaagtgatggagaacctgaagatcagcccccagtatggtgagtgatgtatcatgtgaccagtgaccaatagtcatgttgtaggagccatgagaaggtaagtaggcacgtagTACCCAGGAGGAAAGGGTCTGAGGAGAGCAAATGGCCCCTgtagggtttattccctaagtgtctctctccatccacaggagtacacaatagtgaagaagacatcgggggactgtgtgactcccatcatccatctccaggagtcaggaggggggaacaggacccctcaccccatcacagagcctccccctcatcCCCTGaaacatgagcagaagatcctagaactcacccacaggATGATGGAGCTGctaactggagaggtgacactgctgggaatactgggaaattctccagtaacagcactggaggggtctgggtgatgacggtgtcattgtgttgtcaggttcctataaggtgtcaggatgtcactgtctatttctccatggaggagtgggagtatatagaaggccacaaggatctgtacaaggaggccatgatggaggagcaccagcctcttatatcacaaggtgagagccgtcatgtgcagtgtatacacgtgtgtgcagtgacatgtaatggaggagcaccagcctcttatatcacaaggtaagagccgtcatgtgcagtgtatacacgtgtgtgcagtgacatgtaatggaggagcaccagcctcttatatcacaaggtaagagccgtcatgtgcagtgtatacacgtgtgtgcagtaacatgtaatggaggagcaccagcctcttatatcacagggtaagagccgtcatgtgcagtttatacacgtgtgtgcagtgacatgtaatggaggagcactagcctcttatatcacaaggtaagagccgtcatgtgcagtgtatacacgtgtgtgcagtgacatgtaatggaggagcaccagcctcttatatcacaaggtaagagccgtcatgtgcagtgtatacatgtgtgtgcagtgacatgtaatggaggagcaccagcctcttatatcacagggtaagagtcgtcatgtacagtgttatacacgtgtgtgcagtgacatgtaatggaggagcaccagcctcttatatcacaaggtaagagttgtcatgtgcagtgtatacacgtgtgtgcagtgacatgtaatggaggaccaccagcctcttatatcacaaagtaagagctgtcatgtgcagtgtgtacacgtgtgtgcagtgacatgtaatggaggagcaccagcctcttatatcacaaggtaagagctgtcatgtgcagtgtatacacgtgtgtgcagtgacatgtaatggaggaccaccagcctcttatatcacaaagtaagagctgtcatgtgcagtgtgtacacgtgtgtgcagtgacatgtaatggaggagcaccagcctcttatatcacagggtaagagctgtcatgtgcagtgtatacatgtgtgtgcagtgacatgtaatggaggagcaccagcctcttatatcacaaggtaagacccgtcatgtgcagtgtatacacgtgtgtgcagtgacatgtaatggaggagcaccagcctcttatatcacagggtaagagccatcatgtgcagtgtatacacgtgtgtgcagtgacatgtaatggaggagcaccagcctcttatatcacaaggtaagagccgtcatgtgcagtgtatacacgtgtgtgcagtgacatgtaatggaggagcaccagcctcttatatcacaaggtaagagccgtcatgtgcagtgtatacacgtgtgtgcagttacatgtaatggaggagcaccagcctcttatatcacaaggtaagacccgtcatgtgcagtgcatacacgtgtgtgcagtgacatgtaatggaggagcaccagcctcttatttcacagggtaagagccgtcatgtgcagtgtgtacacgtgtgtgcagtgacatgtaatggaggagcaccagcctcttatatcacaaggtaagagccgtcatgtgcagtgtatacacgtgtgtgcagtgacatgtaatggaggagcaccagcctcttatatcacaaggtaagacccgtcatgtgcagtgtatacacgtgtgtgcagtgacatgtaatggaggagcgccagcctcttatatcacagggtaagagccgtcatgtgcagtgtatacacgt
This portion of the Bufo gargarizans isolate SCDJY-AF-19 chromosome 1, ASM1485885v1, whole genome shotgun sequence genome encodes:
- the LOC122924905 gene encoding zinc finger protein OZF-like, with the translated sequence MQRSSGENINVHPGLHSTDLSYNLPNHEEPSLDQKEGEMFHCGKEFTKRSSLSTYTRIRTKEKPYSCSECGKCCTDKSHLVRHKKSHTGELFKCSEYGKGFKIKSNLAIHERIHTGENPYSCSECGKCFTQKSDLVRHERSHTGEKPYLCSECGKCFTQKTNLVTHQRLHIGKKPYSCSECGKCFAQKSTLVKHERSHTGEKPYLCSECGKCFTQKSELVTHQRFHTGEKPYSCLECGKCFTNTSGLVRHKRSHTGEKPFSCSECGKCFTEKSNLVTHQRFHTGKKPYSCSECGKCFTQKSDLVKHERRHTGEKPYSCSECGKCFAQKSDLVKHKRSHTGQKPYLCSECGKCFTQKSNLDTHQRFHTGEKPYSCSECGKCFTDTSGLVRHKRSHTGEKPYLCSECGKCFTQKSNLVTHQRFHTGKKPYSCSECGKYFAQKTDLVTHQRSHAGANF